A single Asterias rubens chromosome 13, eAstRub1.3, whole genome shotgun sequence DNA region contains:
- the LOC117298488 gene encoding very long-chain specific acyl-CoA dehydrogenase, mitochondrial-like, with translation MLRTSKLIPLFCKGVSGSLRSSAVRPSAITWSLHQHRWKASMAEPKQETTSQKSKSVVTESHSFGMGLFKGEVNLQEVFPFPEVLNSEQLEETQMYVEPTHKFFQEVNDAGKNDSLEKVEDHTMQGLREMGAFGLQVPQDHSGLGLTNTQYARMVEVVGEYDLAVGIVLGAHQSIGFKGILLFGNPEQKKKYLPSLAQGEQMAAFCLTEPASGSDAASIRTRAVLSDDGKHFILNGSKLWISNGGFAEVFTVFAQTPVTNADGVTTDKITAFIVERGFGGVSSGPPEKKMGIKASNTAEVYFEDVKIPVENILGELGGGFKVAMKILNNGRFGMAAALSGTMKGLIKKAVDHAANRTQFGAKLDTFGVIQEKLARMAVKQYVTESMAYMICANMDAGSTEFQIEAAIGKIFASEAAWEIADEAIQVCGGMGYMKDSGLERVMRDLRIFRIFEGTNDILRLFVSLTGLMNAGQRLKELQKALKSPAMNLGIIMEEANKRAKRMVGINSGPSLGEHCHPDLQTSASQASKAISDFSVSVEEMLMQHGKNVVNKQLHLWRMADAAIDIYAMVATLSRASRSLKNEVPSADHEKTMCEFFCNDAAQRVEDNLKALKNKQTKENFEAVPKISQAMVQSGGLLADHPLGF, from the exons ATGCTCCGAACTTCAAAATTAATTCCTTTGTTCTGTAAGGGTGTGAGTGGGTCTCTGCGATCTTCGGCAGTCAG ACCCAGTGCGATAACATGGAGTCTACACCAACATCGGTGGAAAGCCAGTATGGCCGAACCAAAGCAAGAAACAACATCACAGAAATCCAAAAGTGTGGTTACG GAGTCTCATTCCTTCGGCATGGGTCTGTTTAAAGGAGAAGTCAACCTCCAAGAAGTCTTTCCATTCCCAGAAG TGCTAAACAGCGAGCAGCTCGAGGAGACACAGATGTATGTTGAACCAACTCATAAATTCTTCCAG GAGGTGAATGATGCAGGAAAAAATGATTCGTTGGAGAAGGTTGAAGATCACACCATGCAGGGACTGAGAGAGATGGGAGCTTTTGGTCTACAGGTCCCTCAAGATCACAGTGGACTTGGTCTGACAAACACACAG TATGCCAGAATGGTAGAGGTCGTCGGTGAATACGACCTTGCTGTCGGTATTGTTCTCGGTGCCCACCAATCCATCGGCTTCAAGGGAATCCTACTGTTTGGCAACCCTGAACAGAAGAAGAAATACCTGCCGAGTCTCGCACAGGGTGAGCAGATGGCTGCGTTCTGTCTGACGGAGCCGGCTAGCGGGTCCGATGCGGCATCTATCAGAACGAGGGCTGTGCTTAGCGACGACGGGAAACACTTCATCTTGAACGGAAGCAAACTATG GATCAGCAATGGTGGATTTGCCGAAGTTTTCACAGTCTTTGCACAGACCCCAGTCACAAACGCAGATGGCGTCACAACAGACAAGATCACAGCGTTTATTGTGGAGCGTGGATTTGGTGGAGTTTCCAg TGGTCCCCCTGAGAAGAAGATGGGCATCAAGGCGTCCAACACTGCAGAGGTTTACTTTGAAGACGTTAAGATCCCCGTTGAGAACATCCTGGGAG agcttgggggAGGTTTCAAGGTGGCTATGAAGATCTTGAATAACGGTCGCTTCGGGATGGCTGCTGCATTGTCTGGAACCATGAAGGGGCTCATCAAGAAAGCA GTGGACCACGCCGCTAATCGGACCCAATTTGGAGCTAAGTTGGATACCTTTGGTGTGATCCAAGAGAAGCTTGCCCGTATGGCTGTCAAGCAGTATGTCACTGAGTCAATGGCTTATATGATCTGCGCTAACATGGACGCCGGATCTACAGAGTTCCAGATTGAAGCAGCTATCGGCAAAATCTTTGCTTCT GAGGCAGCTTGGGAGATTGCTGATGAAGCCATCCAAGTCTGTGGTGGTATGGGATACATGAAG GATTCTGGTTTGGAGAGAGTAATGAGGGATCTTAGAATCTTCCGTATCTTTGAAGGAACCAACGACATTCTCCGCCTCTTTGTCTCCCTCACTGGACTCATG AATGCAGGCCAGCGTCTCAAGGAGCTCCAGAAAGCTCTGAAGAGCCCCGCCATGAACCTGGGCATCATCATGGAGGAGGCCAACAAGAGAGCCAAGAGGATGGTCGGCATCAACTCCGGACCATCCCTCGGGGAGCACTGCCACCCCGATCTCCAGACCTCAGCCAGCCAGGCCTCTAAGGCTATCAGTGACTTCTCAGTCAGTGTGGAGGAGATGCTGATGCAACATGGCAAGAACGTGGTGAATAAGCAATTGCATCTATGGAGGATGGCTGACGCTGCGATTGATATCTACGCTATGGTGGCAACTCTCTCAAG AGCTTCGCGATCCCTGAAGAACGAAGTCCCGTCCGCCGACCACGAGAAGACGATGTGCGAATTCTTCTGCAACGACGCCGCACAGCGCGTTGAAGACAACCTGAAAGCCCTCAAGAACAAACAGACCAAAGAGAACTTTGAAGCTGTCCCTAAGATATCTCAGGCTATGGTGCAGTCGGGAGGCCTCCTGGCCGATCATCCTCTtggattttaa